A region of the Chloroflexota bacterium genome:
TGTCCCAGAGGGTTACGGCCTTACTGACGAACAGCGCGATAATCTACGTCGGGCTTATGAGACAGCCCGCAGATATGCCGAAAATCCCGACCGCTGGCTGATCCTGAAGGGTGCCTTTGGGTGCGGCAAGACTCACCTGGCAGCGGCTATTGCCAATGAACAATTGGCGCGGGGACGGGAAGTCCTTTTTGTGGTCGTCCCCGATTTGCTCGATCACTTGCGTGCTACGTTTGCTCCCATCAGCCGGGTTTCCTACGATGAATTATTTGACGCTGTGCGCAATACGCCCTTGCTTATTCTGGACGATTTGGGCACCCAGAGCACGACACCTTGGGCGTACGAGAAACTATACCAGCTCCTGAACTATCGTTACAACGCACGCTTGCCCACCGTCATCACTACGAATCAAGAATTCGAGGACATCGATATCCGGCTGCGTTCCCGTATAGTAGATCCGGATATTTCCACTATCGTGCATATCCAGGCTCGCGATTTTCGTGCCGCTGCTGAGACCACACACTTCGACCTCAGTTCACTTGGCCTGCACGCCGACCAGACTTTCGACCGCTTCGATTTGCGTACCGGGTTGCCACAAGAAGAAAGGACGAATCTCAGGCGCACCTATGAGGCCGCCAAAAAGTTCGCCGCCAAACCCAAAGGTTGGTTTGTGCTGACCGGAGTTTCGGGTTGTGGCAAAACACACCTTGCGGCTGCCATTGCCAATGCACTCCAAGCCCAAGGACGCCCCGTCCTGTTCGTGGTGGTGCCCGATCTCTTGGATTATCTGCGCGCCGCTTTTAGCCCCACCAGCCACATTTCTCTCGACCGCCGCTTTGAGGAAATCCGCAATGCACCCTGCCTCATCCTCGATGACTTGGGCACTGAAAACGCCACCCCTTGGGCCAAAGAAAAAATGTTTCAACTCATTAACCACCGCTGGAGTGCGCGTCTGCCTACGGTGATAACCACGCAGCAAAGCGTAGAAGACTTGGAACCCCGGTTGCGTTCGCGCCTGCTCGATCCATCCCGATGCCAAGTTTGGGCTATCATCGCGCCCAGTTACTTCGGACCACAAGACAGTCGTGCCACGCCAACCAATCGGGCTAAACGTCGTGGCGTGGGCGTGCGACGCTGACCGTCCGGAGCCATCCATGGCCCTCGCTCGGAAAGACATAATAATAAGCAGCCTCTGTCGCCTGCTCCGCCCCTTTTTCCATCTAACGACATCGTCTATCCCCCCACGCCAGATTGCGGCTATTCTCATCATCAAGCCCTGCTGCCGCGGCGATGTGCTTATGACTACGCCGCTTATCACTACTTTACGCCAGGCTTATCCCAAAGCACGACTTGACTTTGCTGTTGGCCCTCATTCGCGGGCTATGGTGGAGGCGAACCCGAAGTTGGATGGCCTGGTGGACTGCGGCCAAGTGGGCAGTGGGCGATATAGCCTACGTGACTATCTGGCACTGGTCAACCGAATACGGCAGGGTCATTATGAGGCCTGCTTTGTCCCCGACCGTTCCCCGCTTATTACGCTCCTGCCTGCGCTCGCGGGTATCCCGTGGCGTGTGGGATTAGACAGCCATGGGCGGGGATTTTCACTGTCTGTTCGCATTCCAGTCAATGAGATAAAACACGAGGTGGAACTTTACTTGGACTTGGCGCGGGCAATAGGCATTCCAGTTCAGAATCCCCATTTGGAGTTTTACCCGATAGATGAAGATAGGGCGCGCGTGGCCAGCCTTTTGGCAAGGGCTGGGGATATGAGTTCAGGGCTCCAGCGCACAGTGGTCATCCATCCTGGCGGTGGCGTTAATCCCGGCATGGTACTCTCTGCAAAGCGCTGGCCGCCAGAGCGATTTGGAGCAGTTGCCCAACGATTGTCCGATGCTGGACATACGATCATCCTCGTGGGTGGGCCAGACGATATACCTATTGCAGCAGCAGTGCGAGCGGCGATGAAACGCGAGCCGATAGATCTGACGGGTCGGCTCTCATTTGGGGAACTAGGCGCACTGATGGAGAGAGTGCACATGTTCATCGGCAACGACACAGGTGCATTGCATTTGGCGGTCGCTATGGGAGTGCCAGTGGTCGCTCTCTATGGCCCCTCCGACCCCCGTATATATGGACCATACGGAGGTCGCAGCGTGGTCCTGTGGCATCCACCCGAATGTAGCCCTTGTCTGGTAAGCGGACGCTGGAATCAGGCTTGCTGCGATTACCAATGTATCCGTGCGATTGCAGTTGAGGAGGTGTATGAGGCTGCGCTCTCATTGCTGGAGGCAGAAACAAAGCCCCCATCTTTGTGAAACGTGTACTGAATGTTCGATCTTGTATGCATGAGGCAACGGCAGGAACTCCAGGTGTTTGTCGGCCGTTGAATAGAGTGCAAACCACCATAGGAGGACGTTCCTTTGTCTAACCCTGTGCGAGGTATGTTGATCCTGTTTCTTCTCCTGGCCTTGGTGATCCTGGTTGCCTGGCAGGCGAGAGATTATATCACAGATACTCTTGTAAATCTCACCGGGGAAGAGGATCACGTTGAGCAAATCAAAGGGTTAGGCGCACTGATCCTCTTGCGTTTCACCCAGGCTCCGCTGGAACTAGCCCCCTATGTGCCTATTCAGCACACGGGCATCAACCCGTTCGGGATCAATACCTTTCTGGAGCAGGAAGTCGAACCTGAGAAAGTGGAGCGTTCGCTACGCATGATACGAGATGCAGGCTTTCACTGGATCCGCCAAGAGTTCCCTTGGGAGGACATTGAGATCAGTGGCAAAGGAGACTTCTGGGACCACAAATGGAACGTAAGTGCCTGGGCTAAGTACGACCGGATCGTAGAACTGGCGAATCAATATGGTTTGGAAATCATCGCTCGACTGGATAACCCACCTGCTTGGTCGCGTGCCCGTGGCGATGAGATCGGCACCCGCGCCCCGCCAGACAATTTTGAGGATTTCGGTGACTTTGTGTACGCCGTGGTCTCTCGCTATAAGGGCAAAATCCGCTATTACCAGATCTGGAACGAGCCAAATATCTATCCAGAATGGGGCGAACAGCCCCCCGATCCGGAGGGCTATGTGGAGTTGCTGCGGATCGCATACCAGAGAGCAAAAGAAGCCGATCCCAATTGCGTGATCCTCTGCGCAGGGTTGGCCCAGACGATCGAGCACAACGATCGTAACATGGACGATCTCATGTATCTCCAGCGCATGTATGACGCTGGCGCTGCGCCCTATTTCGACATCATGGGCGTGATGGCTTACGGCCTCTGGACTGGGCCGACCGACCGGCGAGTTAGCCCTGATCGGACGAATTTTGCCCGCCCCCAGCTCATTCGCGACATCATGGTGCGCAATGGTGATGCTCACAAGCCTATCTGGGCTACTGAGATCGGGTGGAACGCACTGCCGTCAGATTTCCCAGGCGTAGCCAATTTTGGGCGCGTTACGCTGGAGAAACAGGCTGAGTACGCCGTTCAGGCCTACCAGCGTGCCCAGGATGAATGGCCGTGGATGGGAGTGATGAATTACTGGTTCTTTAAACGCGCTACTGATGCAGAGCGTGACCAGAGTTTTTACTATTTTCGCCTAGTCGAGCCAGATTTCACGCCCTTGCCAGTCTATGAGGCCCTGAGGGACTATGCTCATCAACCCCCGGTGATGTCTATCGGCTATCATCAAGAGAGCCATTGGTCATTGCAGTACTCCGGAAACTGGATCACTGTACGTGATGACCAGGCAGTCCTAGGCGCTTACAAGATAGCCACAGAACCCGAAAGCACCTTGAATTTTGTGTTCAAGGGAACAGACTTGGACCTCGTTGTCCTACGTCAGCCTGAAAGCGGACGAATCCTCGTCTCGATCCAGGGCTGTAGTCCGAAGGAGATAGACCTACACTCACCAACGTTAGTCTATGGGGAGGTGATTCCCCTGGCACGTGGCCTGCCAAACCAGAAACACAGCGTCGAGATCCGCCTACTATCAGGCACGGCGGCTATAGATGGAGTAATTGTCCGGCGAGGCGAGGCGTGGGGACACAATGCGTTTGTCGCTGTGCTCTTTTTTCTGCTTTTGCTCGCAGTGGTGGTGGCTCGCAGTTGGATTAAGCATTCGAGCAAAGGGTACGCAAATGCTTGACCGGTCCACTCGGACGCGAATAATGCTTGCCACTATTCTGGTCCTGGCACTGGGGTTGCGCCTGTACCGACTAGATGGCCAG
Encoded here:
- a CDS encoding ATP-binding protein, giving the protein MPTTSNTEEKNVCPICHGAGYLRRDVPPGHPDFGIAIPCRCKEEERRQKRLEQLQRSSNLSQVARMTFDSFVPEGYGLTDEQRDNLRRAYETARRYAENPDRWLILKGAFGCGKTHLAAAIANEQLARGREVLFVVVPDLLDHLRATFAPISRVSYDELFDAVRNTPLLILDDLGTQSTTPWAYEKLYQLLNYRYNARLPTVITTNQEFEDIDIRLRSRIVDPDISTIVHIQARDFRAAAETTHFDLSSLGLHADQTFDRFDLRTGLPQEERTNLRRTYEAAKKFAAKPKGWFVLTGVSGCGKTHLAAAIANALQAQGRPVLFVVVPDLLDYLRAAFSPTSHISLDRRFEEIRNAPCLILDDLGTENATPWAKEKMFQLINHRWSARLPTVITTQQSVEDLEPRLRSRLLDPSRCQVWAIIAPSYFGPQDSRATPTNRAKRRGVGVRR
- the waaF gene encoding lipopolysaccharide heptosyltransferase II — translated: MALARKDIIISSLCRLLRPFFHLTTSSIPPRQIAAILIIKPCCRGDVLMTTPLITTLRQAYPKARLDFAVGPHSRAMVEANPKLDGLVDCGQVGSGRYSLRDYLALVNRIRQGHYEACFVPDRSPLITLLPALAGIPWRVGLDSHGRGFSLSVRIPVNEIKHEVELYLDLARAIGIPVQNPHLEFYPIDEDRARVASLLARAGDMSSGLQRTVVIHPGGGVNPGMVLSAKRWPPERFGAVAQRLSDAGHTIILVGGPDDIPIAAAVRAAMKREPIDLTGRLSFGELGALMERVHMFIGNDTGALHLAVAMGVPVVALYGPSDPRIYGPYGGRSVVLWHPPECSPCLVSGRWNQACCDYQCIRAIAVEEVYEAALSLLEAETKPPSL
- a CDS encoding cellulase family glycosylhydrolase, with the protein product MSNPVRGMLILFLLLALVILVAWQARDYITDTLVNLTGEEDHVEQIKGLGALILLRFTQAPLELAPYVPIQHTGINPFGINTFLEQEVEPEKVERSLRMIRDAGFHWIRQEFPWEDIEISGKGDFWDHKWNVSAWAKYDRIVELANQYGLEIIARLDNPPAWSRARGDEIGTRAPPDNFEDFGDFVYAVVSRYKGKIRYYQIWNEPNIYPEWGEQPPDPEGYVELLRIAYQRAKEADPNCVILCAGLAQTIEHNDRNMDDLMYLQRMYDAGAAPYFDIMGVMAYGLWTGPTDRRVSPDRTNFARPQLIRDIMVRNGDAHKPIWATEIGWNALPSDFPGVANFGRVTLEKQAEYAVQAYQRAQDEWPWMGVMNYWFFKRATDAERDQSFYYFRLVEPDFTPLPVYEALRDYAHQPPVMSIGYHQESHWSLQYSGNWITVRDDQAVLGAYKIATEPESTLNFVFKGTDLDLVVLRQPESGRILVSIQGCSPKEIDLHSPTLVYGEVIPLARGLPNQKHSVEIRLLSGTAAIDGVIVRRGEAWGHNAFVAVLFFLLLLAVVVARSWIKHSSKGYANA